The sequence GTTAAGCTGGGATTCAGTGGCTAAAGCCTTGGCGATCATGGTTTTGGAACAACCTGGTGGGCCGTACATTAATAGCCCTCTAGGAGGTTTAATGCCCAATCTTTGGAACTGTTCAGCATGTTTCAAAGGCCATTCAATGGCTTGttttaactttaatttcaattcatcTTGACCTCCTATGTCGGTCCACTTAATATTGGGGCATTCTATTAAAACTTCACGCATAGCTGAAGGTTTAACATATGCCAATGCATTATTTAAATTCTCAACTTGTAGCTGTACCGAAGCCGCTGCACTGTGGTGCAATGTCTTTAATGTCGCATTGTAAATAAGATTTGCTAAATCGGCACCCACAAAACCGTGAGTAACCTGTGCGATTTGTTGGACATCCTTTAaagataaattattttcaaccTTTCTCAGCAAACATTTAAGGATATCTTGGCGTCCCTCGGGCGTTGGTGGTGCCACCTCAACTTCACAATCTAATCTACCGCATCTTCTTATACTGGGGTTCAACATTTCTAATTGAGAAGTGGTTGCCAATACAAAACATCTTTGAGCTTCTCGTTTATGGGCCAACGCATCCATCATATTCAGAAATGCTACCGAAACTCGTTTAACCACTTCGTTTGTTTCGTGTTTGGGGCATAAATTGTGTACATCTTCTATGACCATTAGAGTAGGCTGTGGATACTGCTGGTAAACTTTATCGAAATAAACAGCCaaattcttttctgtttctcctaggaatttactaaataattcactggtgtttaatttcaaaatcaatgGTTTAAAGGAGGATTTTGGTAGCAGTTCCTGTTTTTGTAACAGCCTACTACACATGGCTTCGCATATCATAGTTTTACCACAGCCTGAAGAGCCATAAATTAATAAGCCACGAGAAATTTTAACACCTGCAaaagttgttatttaaaaaagataatgtaagtttttttttataatttctattttattcaaagttaaaaataaattggtaTGTAGTTAATGTTATtaactacatatatttttatatatcagTCGTGATCTGCAttggttttttattaatattaatttgctattctgaaatacaatttgttatttctcaacattaatttggatttctcgacttcaatttgtattttctcaatattaatttggatttctgaatttcaatttatttctcaatattaatttggatttcttgatttcaatttgtttttttctcaatataaatttggattttctcaatttcaacttGAAATGGTGTAGTAAAAAACTAGATCTGTATGTGTTGAGAAAATAAGTGGaaaaaaattccgaaaaatttaatttaaaaaaatctatataaaatttaatttaaaaaaatctatatcaGCTCAGGTTGTACTTCGGATTTATTGCAGAGCTTAACCCGACAATATTGTCcgtttaaattagaaaattaaataaaataatcaacGACCCAAAACAACATTCGTTGTTAAGTTTAAAAAACTGAatgtttattatacaaatttatataaaggtATAAAAATGGCTACCAATCATTGGTAAAATCATTGATGAAGCATAACTTAAAGTAGTTCCATTTTGGGTTAAACACCAATGAATTTAACACATCGAGCCCTAACCgcgaaaataacgtaagcgccaaaaatcaaattttataggagagagtttttttcgtttttttgttaatttgtgcgaaggatttctttaaaaattaaaatctagtcTATTAATGGTACATGCGATaagtgcatttttaagttaattttgtgagcaacaaatttgttttggagcttacgttatttttaccGTCTCTATTACAGGCAAATGAGACTAAATTGTGGCGCATACGATAAATGCTTTAcaaagaaaaatttcgaaaaaatatattttctaaattaaacagtaaattaaacatttgttataaaTCATGGTAAAGATTTAACATAATATAGTAGGTGCTTAGGAAATTAAGGCACATCTTCTTCATATGATTCGTTTAAGGCGTCTTTAATATTTTGGGAATGTTTTAGGCCAATATATTCGTTATGAAAACATTGAGGAatactatttttattgcaaagagTTTTTATGTCATTGAAATTATGTgacgaaatttttaattctgtgtTGTATAGCGGAGGAGGTCCACCGTAGAAGTATTTAAATCAATGTTAATAGTCTTTTCCTCGCTTTTGTCTAAATAGCTGTATTTAAATGTAATCTTATTTTCTTTGGAAGAAGCAGATCAGAAAACATTTTCCAGTTTAGAAAATCAGAGTGCTTAAACGGTATACACTCATAACCGTAAGGGTTTGTTCTTGCACTTCTAATAACTGTAGGCCACTCAATAGGAGCCCATACAGTTCGGTTTCGAGTAAATGATTCTATTGTGCTGTGAATAGAATCAATAAGCATCATGGTAAGACCTGGTAGTAAGTAAGtgattttaatagatttaatgaaTTTGGATTATATAATGAATGCGATAGCTATCATGGTTAACATGATAGCTATCGCAATACAAACTTAAATCGTTCACAGTTTTCCGTTCGTCTAAAATAAGGAGATATTTGTACATTGCAgtacaaattttattacaatatcgTTTGCCGTCTTTTTCACCCCATAAAAAACACAATCCATAAACACTTAAATTGTAATACTAgtattttcttgaataaaacagtgtaatatttataccctacaccaccatagtggggagagtattatgcgtttgtgcagatgtttgtaacgccccaaaatattagtctagcacccaccttaaagtataccgatcaatTCAGGCTCCAAGaacggagcctattgaaacttgattaaatcggtccattatttcacctagcccccatacaaatgtcctaccgaaattggactttatcggacataaatgtttaatttatatatttatatctacaaatttcgctccaaataagttttatatatacggaattcatgtcaccaaatgttattgtgatcggcccataattagttatagctcccatataagacccgcttcctaaaatcactttaacgtgcataaatctcttaaaaatgttggtatacacataaaattcaacataaataactttcattacaTCAATCgataggggattttgtctatttttcaaatatatataatttttgacaatcgtaaaaatcatggaatagttgtttgaaaaatatgacaaaaattgcattttattgagtttttgcaaagatacaaatctttaaaatttaagttaaatttttatttatgaatattttgtaatgaaattttacagttatatagttttttctattgaaaatggaaaagtaaaaacagatttataatcaggaatcccgcaattcccaaaaaagtgttgaaaaatcccaaaaatggtcttttttagttttttggctacaatatccatactaagggcggggttatcgggaccatttacaattaaaaacatatttggccatctaaaattggttactatattttgatatcgagtattcgatttgagaatttttgccctaagttgaattttagataaaaaataggcgttttttggttGGACCTGGTCCtctcggtatcaacaattttcaaatttcttctcatttagaatatttaatgtgaagtttaaaaaagtataaattcctttacaccttttaagaaattttgtagataacttaaaatggaaaaaagtacattttttccaaaaaactatcgaaaaatcgccttttaaaaatttttaaattcaaatgcatataactttggagtaaggcacaatttttaaacaattctttttttgtttgacatatacatttgttagtccaataaaataaaaatggagaaaatcgggaaataaatgttataaaaaacgagtaggatgggtaaaaattttgaaaatttaactttcAAATGTGTaaatctcctaagttataagagataattgatagctacgacgaggttttttgtagtgctcgatgaggaaattctatatgtgtaagttttttgaaatcgaaacacagccgaagaaataggatcgttttaaaaattgaacatacccgaggtgtcctactttggggtaCCCTGGCCGCACCCCTAGTAGGCCCAtccggtcaaaattcaaaacttaaactcgacaacacctCCTCTTTCCGATTCCATTCAAATCGGTCTAAGgctttagaagttacagatttatttccctcttttttttctcataccactgtgtgtcgcttacgttatttttgcggtaaagcaattatttgaaattgcgatatctctgtatatataaacacttaattttcattatttcgtgTGTTGATGCGCACGAAAGTTTTCtatcgattttcattaaaaagtaaattttgaaaaaaatttcgcttacgttatttttgcggtTAGGGCTCGACATGGTTGTTATAGGACGGAAGTCACCCAAATTGCTgaattgtatatatgtatattagaagtGTTGTACAATATGTTATGAAATATTGTTAGAGctactttctatttttttttctggatAATAGCGAAACTTATTTTTCGTTTTGCAAAGAATACTGGAAATCTTTTCATTACAACTAAATTTACTTACCTTGAGGGATTTTCCTTAAACCCAATGCAAAGTCTATAGATTCTTCGATGATTTCCAACTGTTTGCTTAAACCACCAATATCCTTATTCgttaccaaatattttgataaatccTCGGATTCGTCATCAGAATTGGGTATATTTTCCGTTGATACTTCTATTGTGGTGGAGTTGgtaactttaaaaatatcttcCCCAGGTgaatgtttattaatatttaaattatttaaagatgTTTCCAGAACGCTGGAGGGATCGTCATTACTATTAGTATTTACAGCTGACCAATAAATAATCTTCAATGTTAAAggcttattgaaaaaattaaagtatacCACAGAGTCTAAAGTAAAGGATAAATTTCTTAAAGCCAATTTCAATAAACGGTCGACATCTTTGAGTTGTTGGCTATTTAATGGTTCATCATCTTGGTTAGCTGTTTGTATTTGCAATAATAATGTTTTGGCTACTTTGGGTTGTCCATTAGGCACAGCCTCAATTCTTAAACATTGATATTTCAAGCTTGACCAATATGTATTGTAATCTGgcacataaaaaaaacaaaataatcaaataaaaacacaaatattgagtttttattAACAACTTACCTTCTTCGCTAACAAatattgttgttaaaaatttttccgGTATGGGCCATATGCTACGTACTAaatcaaatgtattttttgtttttataaccaCCTGTTGTCCAATATGCCAACCAGCCAAACGTATGGCTCCTTCCGATATGAATATTagattatttacatattttgccGGCATTTCTTTGATTTCTTCTATATCAAATTTTCGCTTTTCATAACTGCCCGTATGTAAAGTACCTTTTCTTATATATTCCAAATGTTCGCCTTTGTCGGTTTCAGATTGTTGGTCCTGTATAGGACatttttgttcatgtttttctCGTTCTTTTGTTGTAATGTGTACATCACATTTTTCACAATGATACCATGACGGTGTAGCACTAGCGACATTCTTTTTATTTGATGATTTAGGAGGCATTTTTTGGGgatagtttttgtaaaatgtttatgtttataAAACACATGCACGGAATTGAATGGGAGGAAATATGTATGTggtgtttgtttattatttacatttagaCAATGCTTATCATTCACAATATTCGTGTTTACAACAGCTGtttgattttatattattcAGAGAGGGGACATCTTAACTATTCAATAAAAAGTTATGAATCAAAAGTTAGAgttaaataaaaacttgttttttcatGAGTGGTATTACGGAGCCATCACCATTATTAGAAGGAGCATCATCCTAGAACTACCAATCGACATATGGCaaaatcacaaatttttttaaaatctggatatgaacaaatttattattttttttttaatgttataatGATTTATGTCATACAAATCTCAACCATATCAAATTCATCCGCGTGAAAGACATTCACCAAAGCATAATATTGTCAAAAATACATTTCTTTGGTTTCAGGTTTATCTAAAAGctgaatttcaaaaatgtattatttaaaatgacCTTTGGAACGTTTTGCCGAATTATGCAAAAAAGAATTGATGGTAAAagttgtacaaaaatatttttgaattctacgCTTGATGCTTAACATAATgcagaaacatgaaattatcataaaaagtttaaaagttaattttgttcaaagtATAGCATTGTAAACAAAATTCCAAgtaatttctatgaaaaaattacatttataaatttattgttttatttttgaaattatagtGATTTTATTTGCGCGATTTTTAGGAATTTGTGTTTACACAGTTTCTCCTTAGAGTGACTATATAGTatcctaaaatgcaaaataacgtaacgtcacttttcataagtttataggagaagcaaaaaacgatataaaatgaaaactacttgagatattgaaacaaaatattaaaattttaattacaattaaaataaaattaattactctagaaatatattttatgaaaaaaaaataattttttcaaagcacactttaagatatgtggcttacgtttttttgaattgttattttctgaaacaaaaaaacgtatcataaatataaatttttatgaaaaaataaaaacttaaacgtaacaagtccacttttgattgaaattaagattttgatgcagaaagatagtaaaacataagatacatattttgcaataaaaatttttgttattttgtttctaactgATGATTTTTCAATGATACGCAAAAGTGCTaactccacaaaaaaaataataataagaaaacatgctaagtccagcaaaaaacattgaatatgCTATTTAAATCTACTTTTTCAATACTATTTGCTATAATACTTTGAAGATTAACATTTTTCGGTGTAATCACTATAGTATGGTTACACAAttcactgtaaaataaaaaaaaaaaattttgaagaaataataaaaaactaatttatttaagattttgagttattttgttttacagcaatgaaataagactgttttttgttatgtatttaaataatataaaataataaaaccaatttgtaaaataataaaacacgagaaattaaaacttattataagaaaatgtgctaagtccagccaaaaaacacaaaatcataaaaatcaaaagagcTAAGTCCCTAAAAATggctaattttttaaactaaaaaagtttcttcattaaattttcattaagactgcaaaaaatattcaattgcaataaatttatttaaaaacaagtaagagtgctatattcggctgtgccgaatcttatatacccttcaccaaattatacttcaaaattttaaatatttttaggtaaacaaaatttaatttgttttcagttgttttttgaattttttggaaaaaaaaatttttcgattgttattttattttttttaaattttaaaaaaatttttttttttaaatttaaaatttttttttttttaaattttaaaaattttttttttaaattttcaattttttttttgttttttcaatttttttttttaaaaaaaaaaattcgggttcaaaattttttttcccgattttgacccattgtaggtccaacttactattatatacgtcgttgcaaatgtctttgaaatatctatcattagatatccatattgtctatattaatgtcttagtaatccagatataggtaaaaaaataggtcaaaaatcgaggttgtcttggttttttcctcatatctcagccatttgtggaccgattttgctgattttaaatagcaaaattctcgaaagcatgtctgacagaattattgaagatttggatcctgaagatatctggggtcttcagaaaactgatttcaacagacagacagacagacagacagacagacagacagacagacggacagacggacatggcttaa comes from Calliphora vicina chromosome 2, idCalVici1.1, whole genome shotgun sequence and encodes:
- the LOC135951196 gene encoding ATPase family gene 2 protein homolog A translates to MPPKSSNKKNVASATPSWYHCEKCDVHITTKEREKHEQKCPIQDQQSETDKGEHLEYIRKGTLHTGSYEKRKFDIEEIKEMPAKYVNNLIFISEGAIRLAGWHIGQQVVIKTKNTFDLVRSIWPIPEKFLTTIFVSEEDYNTYWSSLKYQCLRIEAVPNGQPKVAKTLLLQIQTANQDDEPLNSQQLKDVDRLLKLALRNLSFTLDSVVYFNFFNKPLTLKIIYWSAVNTNSNDDPSSVLETSLNNLNINKHSPGEDIFKVTNSTTIEVSTENIPNSDDESEDLSKYLVTNKDIGGLSKQLEIIEESIDFALGLRKIPQGVKISRGLLIYGSSGCGKTMICEAMCSRLLQKQELLPKSSFKPLILKLNTSELFSKFLGETEKNLAVYFDKVYQQYPQPTLMVIEDVHNLCPKHETNEVVKRVSVAFLNMMDALAHKREAQRCFVLATTSQLEMLNPSIRRCGRLDCEVEVAPPTPEGRQDILKCLLRKVENNLSLKDVQQIAQVTHGFVGADLANLIYNATLKTLHHSAAASVQLQVENLNNALAYVKPSAMREVLIECPNIKWTDIGGQDELKLKLKQAIEWPLKHAEQFQRLGIKPPRGLLMYGPPGCSKTMIAKALATESQLNFLSIKGPELFSMWVGESERAVREVFRKARQVAPAIVFFDEIDAIGGERSDGSSSGSGSSVKERVLTQLLTELDGVESLENVTIVAATNRPDMIDKALLRPGRIDRIIYVGLPDAKARQEIFRIKLQKMPLAEDVNLQELVNQTEGYSGAEIQAVCHEAALKTLEHSFDAPCVTWSQFEYALKAVQPRTSPDLLRLYEDYMKKS